Genomic window (Corynebacterium simulans):
TGTGGAAGCAACCGACGAGGAATGGCGTGAGGAGTTCCTGAGCAACGACATCTGCGCCAAGGTGGTTGACGGCATCGCTGGCGCCATCGCGCACATCGCCGAGTACACCACCGGCCACACTGAGGGCATCGCCGCTCAGGACGCCGACGTGTTGCTCAGGTTCGCCAACGAGGTCGATGCCGCCGCCGTCATGCTCAATGCCTCCACCGCCTTTACCGACGGCGAGGTTTATGGCATGGGCGCGGAGATCGGTATCTCTACCCAGAAGCTGCATGCCCGCGGCCCGATGGCTTTGCCGGAGCTGACCTCCACAAAGTGGATCCTGCAGGGCAGCGGTCAAACTCGACCTTAAAATATGCCTCTATCTCTATCTCTTTTCACCCAGGCGCCCACGCCCGCGGATGGGCAGAAGGTGCACGTATAATCTCCACTCATGACTAGTCCACAGCGCATTGGAATCATGGGCGGCACTTTCGACCCCATCCACAATGGCCACCTCGTGGCCGCCAGTGAGGTGGCCTACCGCTTCCAACTGGACCAAGTGGTCTTCGTGCCCACCGGCCAGCCGTGGCAGAAGGCGGGGCGCGACGTCACCGCAGCCGAGCATCGCTACCTGATGACCATGGTGGCAACCGCCTCGAATCCGCGCTTTACCGTCTCCCGCGTCGACATCGACCGCGAGGGCCCCACCTACACCATCGATACCCTGCGTGACCTGCGCGAGCTTTTCCCCGATGCCGAGCTCTACTTCATCACCGGCGCCGATTCCCTGGCTTCGATCATGAGCTGGCACGATTGGGAGGTCATGCTAGAGATGGCCAACTTCGTCGGCGTCACCCGCCCCGGCTACGAACTCAGCAAGGATATGCTGCCGCTGGAATCCCAAACCGGGATCGAACTCATCGAAATTCCCGCCATGGCCATTTCTTCCACCGATTGCCGCAAGCGCGCCGGGGAAGGCGAGCCGGTGTGGTATCTCGTGCCGGATGGGGTTGTCCAATACATCGCTAAGAACAATCTTTATGGGCCTAATCCTGATAAGCCTTTATAGAATTTGGGAAAAAGAATTCACGGAAATAGCCAAACGCACCTCTTACGTGCGAAACTGGCAGAACTAAAAAGTATTCGAAGATATTTGGAAGATATTTGAAGGAAAGCACATGTCCGTTACTGATGTAGCCCGCAAGATGGCTGAAACCGCGGCGCACGCTGCTGACGAGAAGCTGGCCACGAACATCGTGGCTATCGACGTCTCTGACGTGCTTGCTATCACCGAGATCTTCGTGCTGGCATCCGCCGAGACCGAGCGCCAGGTGGCCTCCATCGTGGAGGAAATCGAAGACGAGCTGACCAAGCTTGGCCACGAGCCAAAGCGCCGCGAAGGCAACCGCGAAAACCGCTGGGTACTGCTGGATTACGGTCACATCGTTATCCACGTCCAGCGCAACGATCAGCGCGAGTTCTATGGCCTCGACCGCCTCTACCACGATTGCCCGATCCTGGAGATCGAGGGCATCGAGACCCCGGAGCGTCCGGGCGAGTGGTCCGACGAGGTTAACCTGCGCGAAGTTGAGTCCATCGATGAGATCCCACTGGCTCAGCCGGAGCCGGAAGAGGACGAGGAGTACTAAACCTTGTCGCGCCGCCTGCTTCTGATCCGCCACGGTCAGACCACTTATAACGCCACTGGCCGCATGCAGGGCCACCTGGACACGGAGCTGTCCGAGCTGGGACTTGCACAGGCCAAGCAGGCGGCAGGCCTGCTTGCGGAGCAAGGGATTTCCGCGATCGTGTGCTCGGATCTTTCCCGTGCCCGCGCCACCGCCGGCGTCATTGGTGAGCGTTTGGGCCTGGAGCCTACTGTCGACGCCCGCCTGCGCGAGACGCACCT
Coding sequences:
- the nadD gene encoding nicotinate-nucleotide adenylyltransferase, translating into MTSPQRIGIMGGTFDPIHNGHLVAASEVAYRFQLDQVVFVPTGQPWQKAGRDVTAAEHRYLMTMVATASNPRFTVSRVDIDREGPTYTIDTLRDLRELFPDAELYFITGADSLASIMSWHDWEVMLEMANFVGVTRPGYELSKDMLPLESQTGIELIEIPAMAISSTDCRKRAGEGEPVWYLVPDGVVQYIAKNNLYGPNPDKPL
- the rsfS gene encoding ribosome silencing factor; this translates as MSVTDVARKMAETAAHAADEKLATNIVAIDVSDVLAITEIFVLASAETERQVASIVEEIEDELTKLGHEPKRREGNRENRWVLLDYGHIVIHVQRNDQREFYGLDRLYHDCPILEIEGIETPERPGEWSDEVNLREVESIDEIPLAQPEPEEDEEY